The Piliocolobus tephrosceles isolate RC106 unplaced genomic scaffold, ASM277652v3 unscaffolded_40871, whole genome shotgun sequence genome has a window encoding:
- the LOC113223332 gene encoding vacuolar fusion protein CCZ1 homolog B-like gives MAAAAAGAGSGPWAAQEKQFPPALLSFFIYNPRFGPREGEEENKILFYHPNEVEKNEKIRNVGLCEAIVQFTRTFSPSKPAKSLHTQKNRQFFNEPEEHFWMVMIVRNPIIEKQSKDGKPVIEYQEEELLDKVYSSVLQQCYSMYKLFNGTFLKAMEDGGVELLKERLEKFFHRVSTLNFIYNFSEHSADF, from the exons ATGGCTGCAGCGGCGGCCGGGGCCGGGAGCGGGCCCTGGGCGGCCCAGGAGAAGCAGTTCCCGCCGGCGCTGctgagtttcttcatctacaaccCGCGCTTCGGGCCGCGTGAAGGAGAG gaggaaaataagattttattttatcatcCAAATGAggtagaaaagaatgaaaagattaGAAATGTCGGATTGTGTGAAGCTATTGTACAGTTCACAAG GACCTTTAGCCCATCAAAACCTGCAAAATCTTTACATACCCAGAAGAATAGACAATTCTTCAATGAACCAGAAGAACATTTCTGGATGGTCATG ATTGTTCGGAATCCTATAATTGAAAAACAGAGTAAAGATGGAAAACCAGTTATTGAATATCAAGAGGAAGAGTTGTTG GACAAGGTTTATAGTTCCGTGCTACAGCAGTGCTACAGCATGTACAAG CTTTTTAATGGAACATTTCTGAAAGCCATGGAAGACGGAGGCGTCGAGCTTCTGAAAGAAAGATTAGAGAAATTCTTCCATCGGGTAAGtactttgaatttcatttataaCTTTAGTGAGCATTCAGCAGATTTTTAG